From the Purpureocillium takamizusanense chromosome 6, complete sequence genome, one window contains:
- a CDS encoding uncharacterized protein (EggNog:ENOG503PGY9) codes for MTVYVELPKLISSHSVQSKPNRLNMSPGLAQQGGTSYNKPARRSRSLAVQGSLVNKTPRAGGSPTSGTKMHAPDSQRTNSKLTEALKNPNWRDRGIESGSSSSANLSMDESRIHASDDALSRPRGWPSSSSGNSYAVEPDDTNKRKVSAIEQMFYPLPPANATPQGTTPKHAAGKPTVGAEASGLFRVLGQRKLEGWSKGPDMFLLDVSDHHENGPAKHLGGDVSDTSAHMQHGPVTIISTHARQAYTGGSRAGVNLAHKGGYTDHGVYGDGNLQTFHRSDPLGHRSRPETRNGLHASPSTRNLESFRHSNVYETGAISQHHFGRITAETPAVREVVTGARLTTYEEESRANLDAKNEAFQRMLDKLKKPARPSVVQAQVLRGSSPNSGHGHDTFAHGPSGLAQHDASSHDVVPVARREFTVSDFTVPYGRVRSNMHETEFSSDSTTSTTSSARNNSLNPKAREFLSFKHSLRRSPRRDNEGLFQDPIYLRLRDSQHHDASESTGWGEADLDETKPDSTPDPFIRHYDRIGPIQALNLTRAPDVRNLVPLQPAPGLPYPFVPAVDVAAYPPDPTQLVEVPHVLPSLYTGASIFARPSAGTSACSGTAPAYRSLPSRLQYPPLPVAPQPAAYTPAPAFPRVPAGRPVPVPKPQMPNAREQQAYEAYIEQRKAMEPGYAMECRQRQQRRAKRNQAARLGAAGAP; via the exons ATGACAGTCTACGTAGAGCTCCCCAAGCTCATATCTTCCCACTCCGTCCAGTCCAAACCAAATCGCCTCAACATGTCTCC CGGTCTGGCCCAGCAAGGTGGCACCAGCTACAACAAGCCGGCGCGTCGATCCAGGAGCCTCGCGGTGCAGGGCTCTTTGGTCAACAAGACGCCCCGAGCTGGCGGCTCGCCCACCTCCGGGACCAAAATGCACGCACCAGACAGCCAGCGCACCAACTCCAAGCTCACGGAGGCGTTGAAGAACCCGAACTGGCGAGATCGCGGCATTGAAAGCGGCTCGTCATCCTCCGCCAACCTCAGCATGGACGAGTCTCGCATTCATGCGTCCGACGATGCGCTTTCGCGGCCCCGAGgatggccgtcgtcttcctcgggAAACTCGtacgccgtcgagccggaTGATACCAACAAGCGCAAGGTATCCGCGATCGAACAAATGTTCTATCCCCTTCCGCCGGCCAACGCCACACCTCAGGGGACTACCCCTAAACACGCTGCAGGAAAGCCAACAGTTGGGGCAGAGGCCTCTGGCCTATTTCGCGTGCTGGGGCAACGTAAACTTGAAGGTTGGTCCAAGGGACCCGACATGTTCTTGCTCGACGTCTCAGATCATCACGAAAATGGCCCGGCAAagcacctcggcggcgacgtctctGACACCTCTGCACACATGCAGCACGGGCCTGTGACCATAATCTCCACTCATGCTCGGCAAGCCTACACCGGAGGCAGCCGAGCTGGCGTCAACTTGGCCCACAAAGGAGGCTACACTGATCATGGAGTTTATGGCGATGGCAATCTTCAGACTTTCCATCGCAGCGATCCCTTGGGCCACCGTAGTCGCCCTGAGACTCGCAACGGCTTGCATGCGTCGCCCTCAACCCGGAACCTGGAATCGTTCCGTCACAGCAACGTCTATGAGACTGGAGCCATCTCTCAGCACCACTTCGGGCGTATCACCGCTGAAACGCCCGCTGTCCGCGAAGTGGTTACAGGTGCCCGTCTTACAACCTACGAAGAGGAATCACGCGCCAATCTTGACGCCAAAAATGAAGCTTTCCAACGGAtgctcgacaagctcaagaAACCAGCTAGGCCCAGCGTTGTGCAGGCACAAGTCTTGAGGGGCAGTAGCCCCAATTCTGGTCACGGACACGACACCTTTGCCCATGGCCCATCTGGACTCGCCCAACATGACGCCAGTAGTCACGATGTGGTGCCCGTCGCACGAAGAGAGTTCACTGTGTCCGACTTTACGGTTCCCTACGGACGTGTCAGAAGTAACATGCATGAGACGGAGTTTTCCAGTGACTCGACCACCAGCACGACTTCAAGTGCCAGAAATAACTCGCTGAACCCTAAAGCAAGAGAGTTTCTCTCTTTCAAGCACAGTCTGCGACGTTCACCCCGGCGCGACAATGAGGGGCTCTTTCAGGATCCTATATATCTCAGACTGCGTGATTCTCAACATCACGACGCAAGCGAGTCAACGGGCTGGGGTGAAGCCGATCTTGATGAGACCAAACCAGATTCCACCCCAGATCCGTTTATTCGTCACTACGACAGAATTGGGCCAATCCAGGCGCTCAACTTGACTAGAGCGCCGGACGTTCGCAACCTGGTTCCTCTTCAACCCGCCCCTGGCCTGCCCTATCCGTTTGTCCCGGCCGTCGATGTCGCGGCTTACCCGCCCGATCCCACTCAGCTTGTCGAGGTGCCGCACGTTCTACCCAGCTTATACACTGGAGCCAGCATCTTTGCTCGCCCCAGCGCGGGCACGAGTGCGTGTTCCGGTACGGCTCCGGCGTACCGCTCGCTTCCTTCTCGGCTCCAATATCCACCTCTGCCGGTGGCTCCTCAGCCGGCTGCATATACCCCGGCTCCGGCTTTCCCACGAGTCCCCGCTGGTCGTCCAGTTCCTGTGCCAAAGCCTCAGATGCCGAACGCGCGCGAACAGCAGGCATACGAGGCGTACATTGAGCAGCGAAAGGCCATGGAGCCCGGCTACGCCATGGAGTGTCGACAGAGGCAGCAACGCAGAGCGAAGCGCAACCAGGCGGCAAGACTCGGTGCTGCCGGAGCTCCTTAG
- a CDS encoding uncharacterized protein (EggNog:ENOG503Q4RI~COG:S): MSAQQPQYYPPPPGAGNGGAQQHPQQQHYPPPPPQQQQQHHQYAPPPTSSPPAHQYQYASPPVSPPAAQQQYAAPPSVSPGHHHTQSYPPPPQPSPGHAVNYPPPPPAGQPTPSPQPHQPTPQQHYAPPPATPPAHQGQPPPQQVPQQQQYHPQQQTTIPVRPAATPDVKQPPQYDAPPAFPDAEAPYPPEKQGHHEQHLDTSNPVNLVAGAPPAGHFVGAGAVVDDDVGTFNGGSYRISHRDTNTILTIQLAMGCPFDAKPGAMIAMSPTMTLRGTVKFSVKKMIAGADLNTSNYIGPGELLLAPPMLGDITSIRLSGNESWSVGHDAYLASTQGVIKDHKRQGLGKAMFSGEGLFVYKMSGTGIMWLTSFGAIIRKDLIDGEKYIVDNGHLVAWNTKYVLERVASGGIISNFASGEGLVCKFTGPGTIFIQTRNAKAFTAYMGGQSVQA, from the exons ATGtcggcccagcagccgcagtATTACCCGC CTCCTCCAGGTGCCGGCAACGGAG GTGCTCAGCAGCatccacagcagcagcactacccgccgccacctccgcagcaacagcaacagcatcaccagtacgcgccgcctcccaccTCGTCCCCTCCTGCCCATCAATATCAGTACGCCTCTCCTCCGGTCTCCCCGCCCGCTGCGCAACAGCAGTATGCCGCTCCTCCTTCCGTGTCTCCGGGACACCATCATACGCAGAGCTATCCTCCCCCGCCTCAGCCGTCGCCTGGCCATGCCGTCAACTaccccccgcctcctcctgccgGGCAGCCGACGCCCTCTCCCCAGCCTCACCAGCCGACGCCCCAGCAACACtacgcgccgcctcctgccaCTCCTCCGGCGCACCaaggccagccgccgccgcaacaggTACCTCAGCAGCAACAGTACcatccgcagcagcagacgactATTCCTGTCCGTCCGGCCGCGACCCCAGACGTGAAGCAGCCGCCACAGTACGATGCGCCCCCAGCTTTCCCCGACGCTGAGGCTCCCTATCCGCCCGAGAAGCAGGGCCATCACGAGCAGCACCTGGACACAAGCAACCCGGTCAACCTCGTCGCGGGGGCCCCACCGGCCGGACACTTTGTCGGGGCTGGCGcagtcgtcgacgacgacgtgggcaCGTTCAATGGAGGCAGCTACCGCATCAGCCACCGGGACACGAATACCATCTTGACCATTCAGCTCGCCATGGGCTGTCCGTTTGATGCCAAGCCAG GCGCCATGATTGCCATGTCGCCGACCATGACCCTGCGTGGCACGGTCAAGTTCAGCGTCAAGAAAATGattgccggcgccgacctcaATACGTCCAACTACATTGGCCCCGGAGAATTGCTCCTCGCGCCTCCCATGCTTGGCGACATCACCAGCATCAGACTCTCGGGCAACGAGAGCTGGTCTGTCGGTCACGATGCGTACCTCGCCTCCACGCAGGGCGTCATCAAAGACCACAAGCGCCAAGGCCTCGGCAAGGCCATGTTCAGCGGCGAGGGTCTGTTTGTCTACAAAATGAGCGGTACGGGCATCATGTGGTTGACCAGtttcggcgccatcatcagGAAAGAC CTCATCGATGGGGAAAAATACATTGTCGACAACGGCCACCTCGTGGCGTGGAACACAAAGTATGTGCTCGAGCGCGTTGCTTCGGGCGGGATAATATCAAATTTTGCCTCGGGCGAGGGACTCGTGTGCAAGTTTACCGGTCCCGGCACCATCTTCATCCAGACCAGGAATGCG AAAGCCTTCACCGCGTACATGGGAGGACAAAGTGTTCAGGCGTGA